Proteins encoded in a region of the Methanobrevibacter millerae genome:
- a CDS encoding NAD(P)/FAD-dependent oxidoreductase, producing the protein MIETDVIVVGAGPAGSTAAKHAALGGAKVILMDKKSEIGAPKRCAEGVSIQGLEKLGIEPSPRFVTQEIQGVRLQAPDGTDVWLTKDEVQLPEAGYILERKVFDKFMAMDAARAGAEIKIKTLVTGIDKIDNGYIVETESMGKQETYKCKILIAADGPEGHIARWAGLKPAAKAKEMESGVQYEMCNVEFERPGVIEFYFGSCAPGGYVWIFPKGDDIANIGLAVLPHMAEKPAIEYLDDFIAKCPYTQNAQAVELNVGGDPVGGMTKKLYDDNIMVVGDAAGQVNPLTGGGIISGMTGGMCAGQVAAEAIKEDCSKKFLKQYDQMAHDELDYEIKRYKKVQEYLLTLSDEELDSIAHAFEGESFEKISTTEIVKKLIKISPKALLKLGKFI; encoded by the coding sequence ATGATTGAAACTGATGTAATAGTAGTGGGTGCAGGACCAGCAGGTTCAACTGCAGCAAAACATGCTGCATTAGGTGGAGCAAAAGTTATTTTAATGGATAAAAAATCTGAAATTGGAGCACCAAAAAGATGTGCTGAAGGAGTTTCAATTCAAGGGCTTGAAAAATTAGGAATTGAACCTAGTCCTCGTTTCGTAACACAGGAAATTCAAGGTGTAAGGTTACAGGCTCCAGACGGAACAGATGTATGGCTGACTAAAGATGAAGTTCAATTGCCTGAAGCAGGTTATATCCTTGAGAGAAAAGTTTTCGATAAATTCATGGCAATGGATGCTGCAAGAGCCGGTGCTGAAATTAAAATCAAAACATTAGTAACAGGTATTGATAAAATTGACAATGGTTACATTGTTGAAACTGAATCCATGGGTAAACAAGAAACTTACAAATGTAAAATATTGATTGCTGCTGACGGTCCGGAAGGACATATTGCAAGATGGGCAGGTCTTAAACCAGCTGCAAAAGCAAAAGAAATGGAATCAGGTGTTCAATACGAAATGTGTAACGTGGAATTTGAAAGACCCGGCGTCATTGAATTCTACTTCGGATCATGTGCTCCTGGAGGATACGTATGGATTTTCCCTAAAGGAGATGACATCGCTAACATTGGTTTAGCTGTTTTACCACATATGGCAGAAAAGCCTGCAATTGAATATTTGGATGATTTCATTGCTAAATGTCCTTACACCCAAAATGCTCAGGCTGTTGAGTTAAATGTTGGTGGAGACCCTGTTGGTGGAATGACTAAAAAGCTTTATGATGATAACATTATGGTCGTTGGAGATGCTGCAGGTCAAGTAAATCCTTTAACCGGTGGTGGAATCATTAGTGGAATGACTGGTGGAATGTGTGCTGGTCAAGTAGCAGCAGAAGCAATCAAGGAAGACTGCTCTAAAAAATTCTTAAAGCAATATGATCAAATGGCTCATGACGAGTTGGATTATGAAATTAAAAGATATAAAAAAGTTCAAGAATACTTGCTTACATTATCTGATGAAGAGTTAGACAGTATTGCCCATGCATTTGAAGGTGAAAGCTTCGAGAAAATTTCCACTACAGAAATCGTTAAAAAATTAATTAAAATTTCACCTAAAGCCTTATTGAAATTAGGTAAATTTATCTAG
- a CDS encoding 4Fe-4S binding protein: protein MIVKEWCSFCGECAGVCPRNLIQVREYSLVFKEDECRDCDTCIKACPINALEKED, encoded by the coding sequence ATGATAGTTAAAGAATGGTGTTCATTCTGTGGAGAATGTGCAGGTGTATGCCCAAGAAATTTAATTCAAGTAAGAGAATATTCTTTAGTTTTTAAAGAAGATGAATGTAGGGATTGTGACACATGTATTAAAGCTTGTCCAATTAACGCTTTAGAAAAAGAGGACTGA
- a CDS encoding universal stress protein, with protein sequence MFDVICVPVDGSKYGYEAADVAIEIAHKFSSKIAAVHVLEEFSFSSYDSEEDSGDAILDKVAKKAGEYDIEVTQHLLTADALRDMKFIVNQTGADLVVIHRYGSDNERFVSFEENNVSDHQIGSVSERLLRTSDIPVLLVK encoded by the coding sequence ATGTTTGATGTAATTTGCGTTCCTGTGGACGGGTCTAAATATGGCTATGAAGCCGCAGATGTGGCTATTGAAATAGCTCATAAATTTTCATCTAAAATTGCTGCGGTTCATGTTTTGGAGGAATTTTCATTCAGTAGCTATGATTCTGAGGAGGATAGCGGTGATGCAATCTTGGATAAAGTTGCCAAAAAGGCTGGCGAATATGACATTGAAGTTACTCAACATTTATTGACTGCTGATGCATTAAGGGATATGAAATTCATTGTTAATCAAACTGGCGCTGATTTGGTCGTTATTCATCGTTATGGTTCTGATAATGAAAGGTTTGTATCTTTTGAAGAAAATAATGTTAGTGACCATCAGATTGGTTCTGTATCTGAAAGACTTTTAAGAACCTCAGATATTCCAGTTTTACTGGTAAAATAA